The following coding sequences lie in one Capsicum annuum cultivar UCD-10X-F1 chromosome 5, UCD10Xv1.1, whole genome shotgun sequence genomic window:
- the LOC107869974 gene encoding mediator of RNA polymerase II transcription subunit 13 isoform X4 translates to MWTNVFKIGGLHQISWFQFLPHESDVNSLVDKRVKLDKKDAATFLVLSSHLQLQKERFLSTWTNSFVGPWDPSQGLYNPDEKIKLWLFLPGQHSSVVEKAQSAVSKLRVLASGLWVAPGDSEELAAALSQALRNCMERTLRGHSYVRYGDVFTKYRPFSQSEELFRKGQPVVEFIFAATEEAIFVHVIISAKHIRALSSGDIDRISENASNVSGEGLPVIVSPHGMRGRLTGCCPGDLVKQVYLSSGKFSASNGIVGLPCNVSQSGYQLKGQNCYVEVSFGCTAPGNNNIQESSNVQNNSSRPIKTEASAMANVVQSKIPDNCGRMLIYPPEAVLVPVVQTACARSSLKRFWLQNWIGPSLSFTSSFMHCFDYHSDAKVNSMDGSWLDANVIGSNRRYNSSSNSNCSSLSSTSTSSSDSDYKTSGTGDLEADADSLMCRQSGLSSLDRSQNDNLKTGFKRSRTGISESFSQGGAVVNPSTSDYASMEVNNSAITGGNDQLGLQWGWDDDDRDVGMDIQALLSEFGDFGDFFENDALPFGEPPGTAESQTLMIPASDSVDVGSSPCPSMMDVQDQLLLPVGFSSFESFNQPPPPAILDDSLSKHQEVIKSAAVANQVNSTTASIAGEFDHLIKAEALMSFAPEYGAVETPTGENSRLIFRNPYVPKSREVETANSSSNSYVYSATPPLSPCFDACEEKSGVTVNLKAGSARHDTGSIIQSKKYYTHIESGKEKNDDKLSGYVRSCASHETQVAQSPFSGFNSTNSVKGIHNKTDKANEGLLKAGSSSQSIKTVLATEVECLMCQAFMCKIRHTLLSSSGCLPVGMSRMSGSTSRNQSQGEAVVTGDNLSIKSEMKKKEIIPVRIAGDIDGGLLDGTLNAPVGVWRSVGVSKGMKQPTAGLESGHSVQHNSFIEDSMLAYGLRQPLQELLDGMALLVQQATSLVDVALDADSNDGSFGWLALQEQWRRGFSCRPSMVHAGCGGVLASCHSLDIAGVELIDPLSADVPASFTLTLLQNDIKAALKSAFGNMEGPLSVVDWCKGRSQSNDGGISGDGFSAESTASASECRDSSSTISLSVGEPISPSQSSAGGSSSLRDGIRVDEASERRLSQDTCLSESENLLGSRLRPTLAAVPYPAILLGYQDDWLKTSPSSLQIWEKAPFEPYAMPKNMTYYVVCPDINALTTAATDFFQQLGTVYETCKLGTHSPQCMGNEMEIDSGKNASSGFVLIDCPQSMKIDSSNASMLGSISDYFLALSNGWDLESYLKSLSKVLRNLKLSSCLTMNPKEGSTAPCTVIYVVCPFPEPLAVLQTVIESSIAVGSVVLSSDKERRSTLHNQVGKALSYSAAVDEALSNVLTLSGFCIPKLVLQIVTVDAIFRVTSPALSELVILKEIAFTVYNKARRISRGSSSDMVQSSSMYGRSHPVMMQMTSQVPGMWKDCVGPRGIGTSLQRETDLDASLRPGSWDNWQTSRGGGLGCSLDRGLSFPISGNPMTESSKLLSDDGTSGSFMQSSASSGGGDTGLNTQSETSEPDGFGSARQRSLPSLHCCYDWTEDWRWLVCIWTDSRGELLDNHIYPFGGISSRQDTKGLQSLFVQILQQGCQILQACSPEAANAKPRDFVIARVGSFLELECQEWQKALYSIGGSEVKKWSLQLRRSVPDGMTASSNGTSLPQQEIGGLSQPSTRKQLIGGQGIADNSRGLLQWVQSISFVSLSVDHSLQLMVQAESTSLGTSQSSGIMSQPGYLEGYTPVKSLGSTPTSYILIPSPNMRFLPPIGLQLPTCLTAESPPLAHLLHSKGCVIPLSTGFVVSKAVPTMRRDARSISKEEWPSILSVSLVDYYGGSNIIQEKFLKGVVKTGGRGTGSEARDVETATHLILENIAAELHALSWMTVSPAYLERRSALPFHCDTVLRLRRLLHFADKEVSRQPEKSQV, encoded by the exons ATGTGGACAAATGTGTTCAAGATC GGTGGCTTACATCAAATATCTTGGTTTCAGTTTCTTCCTCATGAATCTGATGTTAACTCTCTGGTAGACAAGAG GGTGAAGCTGGATAAGAAAGACGCTGCCACATTTCTAGTGCTCTCATCTCATCTACAATTGCAGAAGGAAAGATTTCTCAGCACATGGACCAATTCCTTTGTTGGACCTTGGGACCCATCTCAGGGTCTTTACAACCCTG atgagAAGATCAAGCTCTGGCTTTTTTTACCTGGGCAACATTCATCTGTTGTTGAAAAGGCACAGTCAGCTGTATCCAAATTAAGAG TTCTGGCGTCAGGTCTCTGGGTGGCTCCTGGAGATTCAGAAGAGCTTGCTGCTGCCCTATCTCAGGCCTTAAGGAATTGCATGGAGCG AACGCTCAGAGGACATTCATATGTTAGATATGGagatgtatttacaaaataccgTCCATTTTCACAGAGTGAGGAGCTCTTCAG GAAGGGGCAGCCAGTGGTTGAGTTCATATTTGCTGCTACCGAAGAGGCTATCTTTGTCCACGTTATTATATCTGCAAA GCATATAAGAGCACTTTCAAGTGGTGACATTGATAGAATATCAGAGAATGCATCTAATGTCTCTGGTGAGGGGCTTCCAG TTATTGTCTCACCTCATGGAATGCGTGGGAGGCTTACTGGATGTTGCCCTGGTGATCTTGTGAAGCAGGTGTATCTCAG TTCTGGCAAGTTTAGTGCTTCAAATGGTATTGTTGGGCTACCATGCAATGTTTCTCAATCTGGCTATCAGCTTAAGGGACAGAATTGCTATGTTGAAGTTAGCTTTGGTTGCACTGCACCGGGAAACAACAATATACAAGAAAGTTCAAATGTACAGAATAATTCATCAAGGCCTATCAAAACAGAAGCCTCTGCAATGGCCAATGTTGTTCAAAGTAAAATACCAGATAACTGTGGAAGAATGCTTATTTACCCCCCTGAGGCTGTTCTTGTACCAGTGGTGCAAACAGCGTGTGCTAGATCATCTCTAAAAAG ATTCTGGCTGCAGAACTGGATTGGGCCCTCTTTATCCTTTACATCCTCCTTTATGCATTG TTTTGATTATCATAGCGATGCCAAAGTCAATTCGATGGATGGTTCTTGGCTTGATGCAAACGTTATAGGCTCTAATCGGCGTTATAACAGTAGCAGTAACAGCAACTGCAGCAGTCTTAGCAGTACAAGTACATCTTCTAGTGATAGCGATTACAAGACTTCAGGAACTGGTGATCTTGAAGCAGATGCTGATTCTTTGATGTGTAGACAGTCTGGATTATCTTCTTTGGATCGGTCTCAAAATGACAATCTTAAGACG GGCTTTAAGAGGTCACGGACTGGGATTTCTGAGTCATTTAGTCAGGGAGGAGCAGTGGTAAATCCATCAACAAGTGATTATGCCTCAATGGAAGTTAATAATTCTGCAATAACGGGAGGAAATGATCAGCTTGGGCTTCAGTGGGGTTGGGATGACGACGATAGAGATGTAGGGATGGATATTCAGGCACTTCTCTCAGAGTTTGGAGATTTTGGTGATTTCTTTGAGAATGATGCTTTGCCATTTGGAGAG cctCCAGGAACTGCAGAGTCTCAGACTCTTATGATTCCTGCCTCAGATAGTGTGGATGTTGGTAGCAGCCCCTGTCCTTCGATGATGGACGTGCAAGATCAGCTTCTTTTGCCAGTAGGTTTTTCATCCTTTGAGAGCTTTAATCAACCACCACCTCCAGCAATTCTGGATGATTCACTGAGCAAGCATCAGGAAGTTATTAAAAGTGCTGCAGTTGCTAATCAAGTAAACAGTACTACTGCATCTATTGCTGGTGAATTTGATCACTTAATTAAAGCTGAAGCTCTCATGTCATTCGCTCCAGAGTATGGAGCAGTTGAAACCCCCACAGGGGAGAACTCCCGTTTGATTTTCAGGAATCCCTATGTTCCAAAGTCCCGTGAAGTGGAGACTGCGAATTCAAGCTCAAATAGCTATGTTTACTCAGCGACCCCACCTTTGTCGCCTTGCTTTGATGCATGTGAGGAGAAGTCTGGGGTGACTGTAAACCTCAAAGCAGGTTCCGCAAGGCATGATACAGGCTCCATTATTCAATCAAAGAAATATTACACTCACATTGAAAGTGGGAAAGAGAAAAACGATGATAAGTTATCTGGTTATGTACGTAGTTGCGCTAGTCATGAGACTCAAGTAGCACAGTCTCCATTTTCTGGTTTCAATTCGACAAATTCTGTTAAAGGTATCCACAATAAAACCGATAAAGCCAATGAAGGGCTACTAAAAGCAGGCAGCTCTAGTCAATCAATCAAAACTGTGCTAGCAACAGAAGTTGAATGCCTTATGTGCCAGGCATTTATGTGTAAGATACGGCATACACTGTTATCTTCAAGTGGCTGCCTTCCTGTAGGCATGAGCAGGATGTCGGGGAGTACCAGTAGAAACCAGTCACAAGGCGAAGCAGTGGTCACTGGCGACAATTTGTCAATCAAATctgagatgaagaagaaagaaataatacCAGTTAGGATAGCGGGTGATATTGATGGTGGATTACTGGATGGGACCCTTAATGCACCAGTTGGTGTGTGGCGCTCTGTTGGAGTTTCTAAGGGAATGAAGCAACCAACAGCTGGTTTAGAATCTGGCCACTCTGTTCAGCATAATTCTTTCATTGAGGATAGTATGCTAGCTTATGGGCTAAGGCAACCACTTCAGGAACTCCTAGATGGGATGGCTTTACTTGTGCAGCAAGCCACATCTCTTGTTGATGTTGCTCTAGATGCCGATAGCAATGATGGTTCCTTTGGTTGGCTCGCACTGCAGGAGCAGTGGAGGCGTGGTTTTTCATGTAGACCATCCATGGTACATGCAGGTTGTGGGGGAGTATTGGCTTCCTGTCATTCGCTGGATATTGCTGGTGTGGAGCTTATTGATCCACTTTCAGCTGAt GTTCCGGCATCATTTACCCTCACTCTGCTGCAGAATGATATAAAAGCAGCTCTGAAATCTGCTTTCGGTAATATGGAAGGTCCTTTATCTGTTGTTGATTGGTGCAAAGGTCGCAGTCAATCAAATGATGGGGGCATATCTGGTGACGGTTTTTCTGCAGAGTCCACTGCAAGTGCAAGTGAATGTCGAGATTCGTCAAGTACCATATCATTGTCTGTTGGAGAACCTATAAGTCCATCTCAGTCCTCTGCTGGTGGATCATCTAGTTTGAGAG ATGGCATTAGGGTGGATGAGGCAAGTGAGCGCAGATTAAGCCAAGATACTTGCTTATCAGAGTCGGAGAATCTACTGGGTTCAAGGCTTAGGCCAACGTTGGCTGCAGTACCGTATCCGGCTATACTTCTTGG ATATCAAGACGATTGGCTTAAGACATCACCTAGTTCGCTTCAGATCTGGGAAAAGGCACCTTTTGAGCCTTATGCAATGCCCAAGAAT ATGACATATTACGTTGTCTGCCCAGACATCAATGCTCTAACAACAGCTGCAACTGATTTTTTCCAACAGCTTGGAACTG tttatGAAACATGCAAACTGGGAACTCATTCACCTCAATGTATGGGAAATGAGATGGAGATAGATTCCGGCAAGAATGCATCTTCTGGTTTTGTTCTGATTGATTGCCCTCAGTCAATGAAAATAGACAGCAGTAATGCATCTATGCTTGGATCAATCAGTGATTATTTTCTGGCCCTTTCCAATGGATGGGATTTAGAAAGCTATTTGAAGTCTCTCTCGAAAGTTCTCAGAAATTTAAAGCTGAGTTCATGCTTGACCATGAACCCAAAAGAAGGAAGTACTGCTCCATGTACA GTGATATACGTGGTTTGCCCTTTCCCTGAGCCCCTTGCGGTTCTACAGACGGTGATAGAATCTTCTATTGCTGTTGGATCAGTGGTTCTTTCTTCAGATAAAGAGAGGCGATCTACGCTGCACAATCAAGTCGGGAAAGCCTTAAGTTACTCAGCAGCTGTGGATGAGGCACTCTCAAATGTTCTAACACTTTCTGGGTTTTGTATCCCTAAGCTGGTATTGCAGATCGTCACTGTTGATGCAATTTTTAGGGTTACAAGCCCTGCTCTGAGTGAGCTTGTCATACTGAAGGAAATTGCTTTCACAGTTTATAACAAAGCTCGCAGAATATCTCGAGGGTCCTCCAGTGACATGGTGCAGTCGTCGTCCATGTACGGTAGATCTCATCCGGTGATGATGCAAATGACTTCCCAAGTTCCAGGGATGTGGAAGGACTGTGTTGGTCCTCGAGGCATAGGAACTTCCCTTCAGAGAGAAACTGACCTTGATGCAAGCCTAAGGCCTGGTAGTTGGGACAACTGGCAAACATCAAGAGGGGGAGGTCTTGGAT GTTCATTGGATCGTGGACTTTCATTTCCGATATCGGGTAATCCAATGACTGAATCTTCAAAGCTTTTGTCGGATGATGGTACAAGTGGAAGTTTTATGCAGAGTTCAGCTTCTTCAGGTGGTGGAGACACTGGACTAAACACTCAGTCTGAAACATCTGAACCAGATGGCTTTGGATCTGCACGTCAAAGATCACTTCCAAGTTTGCATTGTTGTTATGATTGGACTGAGGATTGGCGCTGGCTGGTGTGTATATGGACTGATTCCAGGGGAGAATTGCTTGATAATCATATATATCCATTTGGAGGAATAAGTAGTAGGCAAGACACGAAAGGTCTGCAATCTTTGTTTGTGCAAATTCTGCAACAAGGATGCCAGATACTTCAGGCATGTTCTCCTGAGGCTGCCAATGCCAAGCCTAGAGATTTTGTCATTGCTCGTGTTGGAAGCTTCCTTGAGCTTGAATGCCAGG AATGGCAGAAAGCTCTGTATTCAATTGGGGGATCTGAGGTGAAGAAGTGGTCCCTGCAGCTAAGGCGATCTGTGCCTGATGGAATGACTGCAAGTAGTAATGGGACATCCTTGCCGCAACAGGAAATAG GTGGCTTAAGTCAACCATCCACAAGGAAACAGTTAATTGGTGGACAGGGTATAGCGGACAACTCCAGGGGCTTACTTCAATGGGTGCAAAGCATTAGTTTTGTCTCTCTTTCTGTTGATCATTCCTTACAGCTTATGGTCCAAGCGGAGTCAACAAGTCTTG GGACAAGTCAAAGTAGTGGCATTATGAGTCAGCCAGGTTATCTTGAAGGTTATACTCCAGTTAAGTCCCTTGGTTCTACGCCCACCTCCTACATTCTAATCCCGTCACCCAATATGAGATTTCTACCTCCCATCGGTCTTCAGCTTCCCACTTGCCTGACTGCTGAATCACCTCCACTCGCCCATCTTCTCCACAGCAAGGGATGTGTCATTCCCCTTTCAACAGGTTTTGTGGTTTCAAAAGCAGTACCTACAATGAGGAGAGATGCAAGGAGCATCTCAAAAGAAGAATGGCCCTCAATTCTTTCGGTCAGCCTCGTTGATTACTATGGTGGCAGCAACATCATCCAAGAAAAGTTTTTGAAGGGTGTTGTTAAGACTGGGGGAAGGGGTACAGGCTCAGAAGCAAGAGATGTGGAAACGGCGACTCACTTGATTCTTGAGAACATAGCTGCAGAGCTCCATGCTTTATCATGGATGACTGTAAGTCCGGCATACTTGGAGAGAAGATCCGCTTTGCCTTTTCATTGCGACACTGTATTAAGACTTCGAAGGCTGCTTCACTTTGCCGATAAGGAAGTTTCTCGGCAACCTGAGAAAAGCCAAGTATAG